One stretch of Streptomyces peucetius DNA includes these proteins:
- a CDS encoding Imm10 family immunity protein, with translation MTYRFIANIAYGWQEKQPPDIYVPTAGVAESEDEESFALEFQGGFEEPDEQDIRTGCDSYCVVTPDQNTAYGCVRTVELEGNVLRVTFDPAYLEDLYLDDPVVEAVLHAPAEDIARMTEALTRILAYGRPDALPIVIGV, from the coding sequence GTGACATACAGATTTATTGCGAACATCGCCTACGGGTGGCAGGAGAAGCAGCCGCCGGACATCTACGTCCCGACTGCCGGCGTTGCCGAGTCAGAAGACGAAGAGAGCTTCGCGCTCGAGTTTCAAGGTGGCTTCGAGGAACCAGACGAACAGGACATCCGCACCGGCTGCGACTCGTACTGCGTTGTCACTCCCGACCAGAACACCGCGTACGGATGCGTGCGCACGGTGGAGCTGGAAGGGAATGTCCTGCGGGTCACATTCGACCCCGCATACCTCGAAGACCTGTACTTGGATGACCCGGTAGTGGAGGCAGTCCTGCATGCGCCAGCCGAGGACATAGCTCGCATGACAGAGGCACTCACGCGCATCCTCGCCTACGGCCGACCCGACGCGCTGCCGATCGTGATCGGAGTCTGA